From Triticum urartu cultivar G1812 chromosome 2, Tu2.1, whole genome shotgun sequence, a single genomic window includes:
- the LOC125539054 gene encoding thioredoxin M2, chloroplastic-like isoform X2: protein MASAVSVSLAASSSPLAATSRAGAGAPRPHHALPPARGPRSQAQALRAVSGPAVSRRWGVGRGATVVCAVQGQDTTIQVPDVTKTTWQSLVIESEIPVLVEFWASWCGPCKMIDPVIGKLSKEYEGKLKCYKLNTDENPDIASQYGVRSIPTMMIFKNGEKKDAVIGAVPESTLITCIEKFTER from the exons ATGGCCTCCGCCGTCTCCGTCTccctcgccgcctcctcctcgcccctCGCCGCCACCTCGCGCGCGGGGGCGGGGGCGCCGCGGCCCCACCACGCGCTCCCGCCCGCCCGCGGCCCGCGGTCCCAGGCCCAGGCCCTCCGCGCGGTCTCCGGCCCCGCCGTGAGCCGCCGGTGGGGCGTCGGGCGCGGCGCGACGGTCGTCTGCGCCGTCCAGGGCCAGGACACCACCATCCAAG TTCCTGATGTCACAAAGACAACATGGCAATCACTTGTTATAGAGAGCGAGATTCCAGTTCTTGTTGAATTCTGGGCTTCATGGTGTGGACCTTGCAAAATGATTGATCCAGTTATTGGTAAGCTGTCAAAGGAGTATGAAGGGAAGCTGAAATGCTACAAGCTCAACACCGATGAGAATCCAGACATAGCAAGCCAGTATGGCGTCCGGAGCATCCCAACCATGATGATCTTCAAGAATGGCGAGAAGAAGGACGCGGTGATTGGAGCAGTGCCTGAAAGCACACTGATCACATGCATCGAGAAGTTTACCGAGAGGTAA
- the LOC125539054 gene encoding thioredoxin M2, chloroplastic-like isoform X1 translates to MLARFDEVVFVKKFGGLLACLEAASPGSGKAIACLLAEEASTDKIKKVKKALKSIGKKSGAIVPDVTKTTWQSLVIESEIPVLVEFWASWCGPCKMIDPVIGKLSKEYEGKLKCYKLNTDENPDIASQYGVRSIPTMMIFKNGEKKDAVIGAVPESTLITCIEKFTER, encoded by the exons ATGTTGGCACGTTTTGACGAGGTGGTCTTCGTGAAAAAGTTTGGCGGCTTGCTCGCCTGCTTGGAGGCAGCTAGTCCTGGGTCTGGCAAGGCGATTGCTTGCCTCCTAGCGGAGGAGGCTTCTACGGACAAAATCAAGAAGGTGAAGAAGGCTCTCAAGAGCATAGGCAAGAAGAGTGGCGCCATTG TTCCTGATGTCACAAAGACAACATGGCAATCACTTGTTATAGAGAGCGAGATTCCAGTTCTTGTTGAATTCTGGGCTTCATGGTGTGGACCTTGCAAAATGATTGATCCAGTTATTGGTAAGCTGTCAAAGGAGTATGAAGGGAAGCTGAAATGCTACAAGCTCAACACCGATGAGAATCCAGACATAGCAAGCCAGTATGGCGTCCGGAGCATCCCAACCATGATGATCTTCAAGAATGGCGAGAAGAAGGACGCGGTGATTGGAGCAGTGCCTGAAAGCACACTGATCACATGCATCGAGAAGTTTACCGAGAGGTAA